TCCCGCCAGCCACCAGCGCGCGCCCCACGGGCCAGACGGCGTTCGCGGGCGTTTCGCGGTCCACCGGCGGCAGCGTGCGCAGGTAGGCCACCAGCGCGGACACATCGGCGTCGGTAAGGCCCTGGAACTCCTGGCTGGGCATGATCAGCAGCGGCCGCCCATCCGATCCAATCCCGTGCAGGATCGCGCGCGCCCACGCGTCGTCCGTGGCGTAGCGCGCGCCCACGCCGCCCTTGCCGCGCGTGAGGTTGCTTCCGGAGATGCGCCCCACGGGGAACTGGTCCACCAGCGTGTTGCCGCCCATGTCCGCGCCGTGGCAATCGTTGCAGCCGCGGATGGTCGCCTGCCGCTTGCCTTCCGCGATCAGCGCGGCGTTCGGCGTGACCGCGGCGATGGGTTGGCGGACGTGGCCGTAGTCCTTGCGCATCTTGGCCTCGGCCACGCCGTACGCGGCGCCGATCGCCACGCTCACCAGCACCAGCAGCCCCCCGCCGATGCGCAGCCCCCACTTCACTATCCGTTTCATCGCCGTACCTGGCTCGTGTCCGTGGCGCGCGTGGCCCACGCCATGCGCGAGGACAAACATGTACGGGAAGGCGGCGTGGCGGATGGGTAGGCCGACCCATCCTCGCGCCGAAACGCGCGGTCCCTTGATCTGAGCCTGGTTCAGGCGAAGATTGGCGGTGCGAACGGTGGCGGGCGGTTCACCTCGGGCCCTGGGCCCGGACAACGACGGGTGCACATGAACGGACAGGGACGCAGGGTCGCCATCATCGACGGGTGCCGTACCCCCTTCGCCAAGTCGGGCACCGACTTCCGCGACGTGTCGGCGGTGGAGCTGGGCAAGGCGTCGGTGCGCGAGCTGATCGCCCGGACGGAGATCGACCCGAAGCTCGTCGATCACGTGGTGTACGGCACCGTCGTGCAGTCGGTGCAGGAGCC
The window above is part of the Longimicrobium sp. genome. Proteins encoded here:
- a CDS encoding c-type cytochrome; the protein is MKRIVKWGLRIGGGLLVLVSVAIGAAYGVAEAKMRKDYGHVRQPIAAVTPNAALIAEGKRQATIRGCNDCHGADMGGNTLVDQFPVGRISGSNLTRGKGGVGARYATDDAWARAILHGIGSDGRPLLIMPSQEFQGLTDADVSALVAYLRTLPPVDRETPANAVWPVGRALVAGGMIPLAAEVIDHDAPRVQVQPAPTAEYGAKVAGVCTGCHGPGLSGGKGPGEPADWKPSANLTPDRATGLGTWTEGDFLRAMRTGKRPDGTLIDTRMPWKAFGQMNDVELRALWAYLQTVPAKAEGGR